One genomic region from Sphingobacteriales bacterium encodes:
- the rpoC gene encoding DNA-directed RNA polymerase subunit beta', with product MPFKKDNKINLEFKTITLKLASPDSILERSYGEVKKPETINYRTYKPEMEGLFCERIFGPTKDYECFCGKYKRIRYKGIVCDRCGVEVTEKKVRRERMGHIKLVVPVVHIWYFKSLPNKTGYMLGLSSKNVESIVYYERYVVVQPGITEEGVLVNGERKTTKYLDLITEEEYLDILDALPKDNQLLSDEDPNKFIAKMGGDAVRDLLSRIDLKKLSGELRHKASHESSQQRKSEALKRLSVVEAFREANEHIENRPEWMVVQYLPVVPPELRPLVPLDGGRFASSDLNDLYRRVIIRNNRLKRLIEIKAPEVILRNEKRMLQEAVDSLFDNSRKSNAVKAEGGRALKSLSDVLKGKQGRFRQNLLGKRVDYSGRSVIVVGPELKLHECGLPKDMAAELFKPFIIRKLLERGIVKTVKSAKKLVDKKEAVIWDILENVMKGHPVLLNRAPTLHRLSIQAFQPKLIEGKAIQLHPLVCTAFNADFDGDQMAVHVPLSNAAVLEAQILMLASHNILNPQNGTPITIPSQDMVLGLYYLTKGKKSSKEEKVRGEGKIFYSSEEAIIALNENQVDLHANVKCKVRVKEGIEFKVKIIDTTVGRLLFNEVVPQECGYVNDLLTKKNLKNVIGDVLVNTNIPTTVKFLDDIKELGYRQAFKGGLSFNIDDLIIPDIKLKLLTGATEEVDEVWQNFNGGLITNNERYNQIIDIWTRVDTRITETLMKEISTHKQGFNSVYMMLDSGARGSKQQIKQLAGIRGLMAKPRKSGSTGGEIIENPILSNFKDGLNVLEYFISTHGARKGLADTALKTADAGYLTRRLVDVAQDVVINGEDCGTLRGLNTAALKENEEIIESLFDRIVGRTALLDVIHPLTGEVIVKEGEMILEEAAKIIEDSPIESVEIRSVLTCEMRRGVCAKCYGRNLTNNRPAQYGDAVGIVAAQSIGEPGTQLTLRTFHTGGTAASVATESQMPAKFDGKLEFDSVKTVKQDGEDGEVKLVVIGRTGEINIIDESTDRVLITNNIPYGATLAVKNGQKVKKGDIICSWDPFNNVIISEFKGAIKYEHVVEGITYREEVEEQTGHREKVTIESRDKKRSPSLLIVDEKGKELYSYSVPVGAHISVEDGQAVVPGTIIVKIPRILSKVRDITGGLPRVQELFEARNPSNPAKVSEIDGQATFGKVKRGNREVTITSKDGVQKKYLVPLTKHILVQDGDFVKAGMPLSDGAITPSDILKIKGPSALQSYLVNEIQEVYRLQGVRINDKHIEVIVKQMMSDVLISDAGDTKFLENETVDKFDFIEQNDYIYDKKVITEAGDSEQLVVGQIVTMRQIREENSFLKRNDRKPVEFRDAVPATASPLLQGITRASLGTHSWISAASFQETTKVLNQAAINGSIDLMRGLKENVIVGHRIPAGTGVREFENIMVGSKKEYERMMAKKAMIEEEEE from the coding sequence ATGCCTTTCAAAAAGGATAACAAAATCAACCTGGAGTTTAAAACGATTACGTTAAAACTCGCTTCACCGGATTCCATCTTAGAGCGTTCATACGGCGAAGTAAAAAAACCGGAAACCATCAACTACAGAACCTACAAGCCTGAAATGGAAGGTTTGTTCTGTGAGCGTATTTTCGGGCCCACGAAAGACTACGAATGTTTTTGCGGAAAATACAAACGCATCCGTTATAAAGGTATTGTCTGCGACCGTTGCGGTGTGGAAGTGACCGAGAAAAAAGTTCGTCGTGAACGTATGGGACACATCAAGCTGGTGGTTCCTGTCGTACATATCTGGTATTTCAAATCTTTGCCGAATAAAACCGGCTATATGCTGGGATTGTCTTCCAAGAACGTGGAGTCTATCGTTTATTACGAGCGATATGTAGTGGTTCAGCCCGGTATCACAGAAGAAGGTGTTCTTGTAAACGGGGAGCGAAAAACCACCAAGTATCTCGATTTGATTACAGAAGAAGAGTACCTGGATATCCTGGATGCTTTACCGAAAGACAATCAGTTGTTGTCTGATGAGGATCCGAATAAATTTATCGCAAAAATGGGCGGTGATGCGGTTCGTGATTTATTATCGAGAATTGATTTGAAAAAATTATCCGGAGAATTGCGTCATAAGGCATCTCATGAATCTTCCCAGCAACGTAAATCAGAAGCGTTAAAACGCCTGAGCGTGGTGGAAGCATTCCGTGAAGCGAATGAACATATCGAAAACAGGCCGGAATGGATGGTGGTACAATACTTACCTGTAGTGCCTCCTGAATTGCGTCCGCTGGTTCCATTGGATGGTGGTCGTTTCGCCTCTTCGGACCTGAACGATTTATATCGCCGTGTTATCATCCGAAACAATCGTTTGAAAAGATTAATTGAAATAAAGGCACCGGAAGTAATCTTACGTAATGAAAAACGTATGTTACAGGAAGCGGTGGACTCCTTATTTGACAATTCCCGTAAATCAAATGCGGTAAAAGCAGAAGGTGGCCGTGCATTGAAATCCTTATCTGATGTACTGAAAGGTAAACAGGGACGTTTCCGTCAGAACTTATTGGGAAAACGGGTGGATTACTCCGGCCGTTCGGTAATTGTGGTAGGACCTGAATTGAAACTGCATGAGTGCGGTTTGCCGAAAGATATGGCGGCGGAGTTATTCAAACCGTTTATCATCCGTAAACTACTGGAACGAGGTATCGTAAAAACAGTAAAGTCCGCTAAAAAATTAGTTGACAAGAAAGAAGCGGTTATCTGGGATATTCTGGAAAACGTGATGAAAGGCCATCCGGTTTTATTAAACCGTGCCCCTACATTACACCGGTTATCTATCCAGGCATTCCAGCCGAAATTAATTGAAGGAAAAGCGATACAGTTGCACCCGTTGGTGTGTACGGCATTCAACGCCGACTTTGACGGTGACCAGATGGCTGTTCACGTCCCATTGAGCAATGCGGCTGTGCTGGAAGCTCAGATACTGATGCTGGCTTCTCATAATATCCTTAACCCGCAAAATGGTACGCCTATCACGATTCCTTCACAGGACATGGTTTTAGGTCTGTACTATCTGACAAAAGGTAAGAAATCATCTAAAGAGGAAAAGGTACGCGGAGAAGGAAAAATATTCTATTCTTCGGAAGAAGCTATCATCGCACTGAATGAAAATCAGGTAGACTTACATGCTAACGTAAAATGCAAAGTACGTGTTAAAGAAGGTATTGAGTTTAAGGTTAAGATAATAGATACTACCGTTGGTCGTTTATTGTTCAATGAAGTGGTTCCACAGGAGTGCGGTTATGTAAATGATTTGCTGACTAAAAAGAATTTAAAGAATGTAATCGGGGATGTATTGGTGAATACCAATATTCCTACAACCGTGAAATTCCTGGATGATATCAAAGAATTGGGATACCGTCAGGCGTTCAAAGGTGGATTGTCATTTAATATCGACGATTTGATCATTCCGGATATCAAACTGAAACTGCTGACCGGCGCAACCGAAGAGGTGGATGAAGTATGGCAGAATTTTAACGGAGGTTTGATTACCAACAACGAACGTTATAACCAGATTATTGACATCTGGACACGTGTGGATACAAGAATTACCGAAACCCTGATGAAAGAGATTTCCACGCATAAACAGGGCTTCAACTCCGTGTACATGATGCTGGACTCCGGAGCGCGTGGTTCCAAGCAACAGATCAAACAGCTGGCCGGTATTCGTGGTCTGATGGCAAAACCCCGTAAATCGGGTTCTACCGGTGGTGAGATTATCGAAAATCCTATTCTTTCCAACTTTAAGGATGGTCTGAACGTATTGGAGTATTTCATCTCTACGCACGGTGCTCGTAAAGGTTTGGCAGATACCGCTCTAAAAACGGCAGATGCCGGTTACTTAACCCGTCGTTTGGTGGACGTTGCGCAGGATGTTGTTATCAATGGCGAAGATTGCGGTACGTTAAGAGGTTTGAATACGGCTGCGTTGAAAGAAAACGAAGAGATTATCGAATCCTTGTTTGACAGAATCGTTGGCCGTACAGCATTGCTGGATGTCATTCATCCGCTTACAGGTGAGGTGATTGTCAAAGAAGGTGAAATGATTTTAGAGGAAGCTGCAAAAATCATTGAAGATTCTCCAATAGAGAGCGTGGAGATTCGTTCCGTATTGACCTGCGAAATGAGACGCGGTGTTTGTGCCAAATGTTATGGCAGAAACCTGACCAACAACAGACCTGCACAGTATGGCGATGCAGTAGGTATTGTGGCAGCACAATCTATCGGTGAGCCGGGTACACAGCTGACATTACGTACATTCCACACGGGTGGTACGGCGGCATCTGTTGCAACTGAATCTCAAATGCCGGCTAAGTTTGACGGTAAACTGGAATTCGACAGTGTTAAAACTGTGAAGCAGGATGGTGAGGACGGTGAAGTGAAACTGGTGGTTATAGGCAGAACCGGTGAGATCAACATTATCGATGAATCAACAGATAGAGTGTTAATCACCAACAATATTCCTTATGGTGCTACATTGGCTGTTAAAAACGGACAAAAAGTGAAGAAAGGGGATATCATCTGTTCATGGGATCCGTTTAACAACGTCATCATCTCAGAGTTTAAAGGTGCTATCAAATACGAACACGTGGTGGAAGGTATTACTTACCGTGAAGAGGTGGAGGAGCAAACCGGACACCGTGAGAAAGTCACCATCGAATCCAGAGATAAGAAAAGATCTCCTTCCTTGCTGATCGTTGATGAAAAAGGAAAAGAGCTGTATTCTTACTCCGTTCCGGTTGGAGCACATATTTCTGTGGAAGACGGACAAGCGGTTGTACCAGGTACCATCATCGTGAAGATTCCACGTATCCTGAGCAAGGTTCGGGATATAACGGGTGGTTTACCACGTGTCCAGGAATTGTTTGAAGCCCGTAATCCATCGAACCCTGCGAAGGTTTCTGAAATTGACGGGCAGGCTACTTTTGGTAAAGTAAAACGTGGTAACCGTGAGGTGACCATTACTTCTAAAGACGGCGTTCAGAAAAAATACCTGGTTCCTTTAACCAAACACATCCTGGTTCAGGACGGCGACTTTGTGAAAGCGGGTATGCCATTGTCTGACGGTGCGATAACACCGAGTGATATCCTGAAAATAAAAGGACCATCTGCATTGCAATCTTACTTAGTGAATGAAATCCAGGAGGTTTATCGTTTGCAGGGGGTGCGTATCAATGATAAACACATCGAAGTTATTGTGAAGCAAATGATGAGTGATGTATTGATCAGCGATGCAGGAGATACCAAGTTCCTGGAAAATGAAACGGTAGACAAGTTCGATTTCATCGAACAAAACGACTACATTTATGATAAGAAGGTCATTACTGAGGCAGGTGATTCTGAGCAGCTGGTCGTAGGTCAGATTGTTACGATGCGTCAGATTCGTGAAGAGAATTCATTCCTGAAACGCAATGACAGAAAGCCGGTGGAATTCAGGGATGCTGTTCCGGCTACGGCAAGTCCGTTGCTGCAGGGTATCACCCGTGCATCTTTAGGAACACACAGCTGGATTTCAGCAGCATCGTTCCAGGAAACCACCAAGGTATTGAATCAGGCAGCTATCAACGGCTCCATTGACCTGATGAGAGGACTGAAAGAAAACGTCATCGTTGGACACAGGATTCCTGCAGGTACCGGGGTGCGCGAGTTTGAGAATATCATGGTTGGTTCTAAAAAAGAATATGAACGTATGATGGCTAAGAAAGCAATGATTGAAGAGGAGGAGGAATAA
- the rpoB gene encoding DNA-directed RNA polymerase subunit beta, with the protein MSKKTEKTTGLTSTGRINFSKISHPYDYPNLLDIQVKSFQEFLQLETTPDKRSKEGLYKVFAENFPITDARNIFLLEFLDYYVDPPRYTVDECIERGLTYSVPLKAKLRLSCNDEEHIDFQTIVQDVFLGNIPYMTDKGTFIINGAERVVVSQLHRSPGVFFGMSYHPNGTKIFSARVIPFKGAWMEFATDINNVMYAYIDRKKKFPVTTLLRAIGFDSDKDILKLFGLSDEIEVSKKTLEKNIGRRLAARVLKSWMEDFVDEDTGEVVSIERNEVILERDTYLDEDNIPLILETGVKSIILQKESTEEDYSIIFNTLQKDTSNSEIEALQHIYRQLRGSDPPDDDTARGIIEKLFFSDKRYDLGFVGRYKINKKLSLGIDPKNIVLTKEDIVSIVKYLIKLVNQKAEIDDIDHLSNRRVRTVGEQLYAQFGVGLARMARTIRERMNVRDNEVFTPIDLINARTLSSVINSFFGTSQLSQFLDQTNPLSEITHKRRISALGPGGLSRERAGFEVRDVHYSHYGRLCTIETPEGPNIGLISTLCVHAKVNEMGFIETPYRKVSKGKVEGKVEYLTAEEEDERTIAQSNVIIDDKGTFTDKKVKCRYQGDFPILDTDTDDMASVQNMDVAPNQIVGVSASLIPFLENDDANRALMGSNMQRQAVPLMRCEAPIVGTGIEARVAKDSNVLINAERSGVVEYVDANEIRIRYDRTDNERLVSFDDDVKVYKLTKYVRTNQATCINLRPIVRKGDKVTKGQILCEGYATQNGELALGKNLLVAFMPWKGFNFEDAIVISEKVVREDIFTSIHIEEYEMDVRDTKLGEEELTNDIPNVSEDATRNLDENGIIRVGAKIKEGDILIGKITPKGETDPTPEEKLLRAIFGDKAGDVKDASYKAPPSTEGIVVITKLFQKAKKDKNSKVREKVELEKAEKVHLLNLEDIKKVLVSKLMQLVGGKTTTGVKNIFGEEVVPKGTKFSEKLLGGLNYQNLDTSDWTKEEETNELIKRLIHNFNIRFNEEKGRFLRDKYAITVGDELPSGVLKLAKVYIAQKRKLRVGDKMAGRHGNKGIVAKIVRDEDMPFLEDGTPVDIVLNPLGVPSRMNIGQIYESVLGLAGKSLGMRFATPIFDGAHVDQIEEYIEQAGLPRLGSTYLYDGETGQRFDQKTTVGVIYIIKLSHMVDDKMHARSIGPYSLITQQPLGGKAQFGGQRLGEMEVWALEAYGASNILQELLTVKSDDIQGRAKTYEAIVKGDNLPEPGIPESFNVLVHELRGLALDLDFD; encoded by the coding sequence ATGTCCAAAAAAACAGAAAAAACTACAGGCCTAACTTCTACTGGCAGAATTAACTTCAGTAAAATAAGCCATCCTTATGATTATCCCAATTTATTGGATATTCAGGTAAAATCCTTCCAGGAATTCCTGCAGTTGGAAACAACTCCGGATAAACGGTCCAAAGAGGGATTATACAAGGTATTCGCAGAAAACTTCCCGATTACAGACGCAAGAAATATTTTCCTGCTGGAGTTTTTGGATTATTACGTGGATCCTCCCCGTTATACCGTTGACGAGTGTATTGAAAGAGGACTGACCTACAGCGTTCCTTTGAAAGCCAAATTGCGCTTGTCTTGTAATGACGAAGAGCATATTGATTTCCAAACCATCGTACAGGATGTTTTCCTCGGAAATATCCCTTACATGACAGACAAAGGTACATTCATCATTAATGGTGCTGAGCGCGTGGTCGTTTCTCAGTTACACCGCTCACCGGGCGTATTTTTCGGCATGAGTTATCACCCGAACGGAACTAAAATCTTTTCCGCAAGGGTAATTCCGTTTAAAGGTGCATGGATGGAGTTTGCTACGGACATCAATAATGTCATGTATGCTTACATCGATCGTAAAAAGAAATTCCCGGTAACGACCTTATTGCGTGCCATCGGTTTCGACTCGGATAAAGACATCCTGAAATTGTTTGGATTGTCCGATGAAATCGAAGTCAGCAAAAAGACGCTGGAAAAAAATATAGGCAGACGTTTAGCTGCGAGAGTATTGAAATCATGGATGGAAGATTTCGTGGATGAAGACACCGGTGAGGTGGTCTCTATCGAACGGAATGAAGTGATACTCGAGCGTGATACATATCTGGATGAAGATAATATTCCGCTGATTCTGGAAACCGGCGTGAAATCCATCATCCTCCAAAAGGAAAGTACGGAAGAAGATTATTCTATCATCTTCAATACCCTGCAAAAAGATACTTCTAACTCAGAAATAGAGGCATTGCAGCATATCTATCGTCAGTTGCGCGGTTCCGATCCGCCGGATGATGATACCGCCCGCGGTATTATCGAGAAATTATTCTTCTCCGATAAGCGGTATGATTTAGGATTTGTGGGTCGTTATAAAATCAACAAAAAATTATCCTTAGGAATCGATCCTAAGAATATCGTATTAACGAAAGAAGACATCGTCTCTATCGTTAAATATCTGATAAAACTGGTTAACCAGAAAGCGGAGATTGATGATATCGACCATTTGAGCAACAGACGTGTAAGAACGGTCGGAGAGCAGTTATATGCTCAGTTTGGTGTTGGTTTGGCGCGTATGGCCCGTACCATCCGTGAACGTATGAACGTTCGCGATAACGAAGTATTTACGCCTATCGACCTAATCAATGCGCGAACATTGTCTTCGGTAATCAACTCGTTCTTCGGTACCTCACAGTTGTCACAGTTCTTAGACCAAACGAATCCGTTGTCGGAAATCACGCACAAACGCCGTATTTCCGCACTCGGACCCGGCGGTTTATCGAGAGAGCGTGCAGGTTTCGAGGTGCGTGACGTTCACTACTCTCACTACGGCCGTTTATGTACCATTGAAACACCGGAAGGACCCAATATCGGTTTGATCTCTACGCTTTGCGTTCACGCAAAAGTGAATGAAATGGGTTTTATCGAAACACCGTACAGGAAAGTGAGCAAAGGTAAAGTGGAAGGCAAAGTGGAATACCTGACTGCGGAAGAAGAGGATGAAAGAACGATTGCACAGTCCAATGTTATCATCGATGATAAAGGAACATTTACTGATAAGAAAGTGAAATGCCGTTATCAGGGCGATTTCCCGATATTAGATACGGATACAGATGATATGGCAAGCGTTCAGAATATGGACGTGGCTCCGAATCAGATCGTAGGTGTTTCTGCATCCCTGATTCCGTTTCTGGAAAACGATGATGCGAACCGTGCTTTGATGGGCTCTAACATGCAGCGTCAGGCAGTTCCGTTGATGCGTTGCGAAGCGCCTATCGTAGGAACAGGTATTGAAGCAAGAGTAGCGAAAGATTCCAACGTACTGATCAATGCGGAACGTTCAGGTGTCGTGGAATATGTGGATGCCAACGAAATCCGTATCCGTTACGACCGTACAGATAATGAAAGGCTGGTTAGCTTTGATGATGATGTGAAAGTTTATAAGCTTACAAAATATGTACGAACCAACCAGGCTACCTGTATCAACTTACGTCCTATCGTTCGTAAAGGTGATAAGGTAACCAAAGGACAGATATTGTGTGAAGGATATGCTACACAAAACGGAGAATTAGCACTGGGTAAAAACCTGTTGGTGGCTTTCATGCCATGGAAGGGGTTCAACTTTGAGGATGCTATCGTAATCTCTGAAAAAGTGGTGCGCGAAGATATCTTCACTTCTATTCATATTGAAGAATATGAAATGGACGTGCGGGATACCAAACTGGGTGAGGAAGAATTAACGAATGATATTCCGAACGTGAGCGAAGACGCTACACGTAACCTGGATGAAAATGGGATCATCCGTGTTGGTGCGAAAATCAAGGAAGGCGATATCTTAATCGGAAAAATCACACCGAAAGGAGAAACAGACCCGACGCCGGAAGAGAAACTGTTGCGTGCCATATTCGGTGATAAAGCCGGTGATGTGAAGGATGCTTCCTACAAAGCGCCGCCATCCACGGAAGGAATTGTAGTAATCACTAAGCTTTTCCAAAAAGCGAAAAAAGACAAAAACTCTAAGGTTAGAGAGAAAGTGGAGTTGGAAAAAGCGGAAAAGGTGCATCTGCTGAACTTAGAGGATATCAAGAAAGTATTGGTGTCAAAACTGATGCAGCTGGTAGGAGGTAAAACAACGACAGGCGTCAAGAATATCTTTGGGGAAGAGGTGGTTCCGAAAGGCACCAAATTCTCCGAGAAATTATTGGGCGGATTGAACTATCAGAATTTGGATACGTCAGACTGGACGAAAGAAGAGGAAACGAATGAATTGATCAAACGACTGATTCATAACTTCAACATACGTTTCAACGAAGAAAAAGGTCGATTCCTTCGTGATAAATACGCCATCACCGTTGGGGATGAATTGCCATCCGGCGTATTGAAACTGGCCAAGGTCTACATCGCTCAGAAACGTAAGCTGAGAGTGGGTGATAAGATGGCGGGTCGTCACGGTAACAAAGGTATCGTAGCCAAAATCGTTCGTGATGAAGATATGCCGTTCCTCGAAGACGGAACGCCGGTCGATATCGTATTGAACCCTTTAGGCGTACCTTCCCGTATGAACATCGGTCAGATTTACGAATCTGTACTGGGCCTTGCCGGAAAGAGTCTGGGTATGCGTTTTGCAACACCAATTTTTGACGGAGCACACGTTGACCAAATCGAAGAATATATTGAACAGGCAGGCTTACCGCGCTTAGGCAGCACTTATCTTTATGATGGTGAAACCGGACAGCGTTTCGATCAGAAAACAACCGTTGGGGTTATCTATATCATCAAATTATCTCACATGGTGGATGATAAGATGCACGCACGTTCAATCGGGCCATACTCTCTTATCACACAACAACCATTGGGCGGTAAAGCACAATTCGGTGGACAGCGTTTAGGGGAGATGGAAGTTTGGGCATTGGAAGCTTATGGTGCATCCAATATTTTGCAGGAGTTGCTGACGGTGAAATCCGATGATATTCAGGGAAGAGCGAAGACGTACGAGGCTATCGTGAAAGGAGACAATCTTCCGGAGCCGGGTATTCCGGAGTCATTCAATGTATTGGTGCATGAGTTACGCGGATTAGCGCTGGATTTGGATTTTGATTAA
- the rplL gene encoding 50S ribosomal protein L7/L12, with protein sequence MADLKAFAEQLVNLTVKEVNELAEILKADYGIEPAAAAVAVAAPGGGAGAGAAVEEKTSFDVILKDAGAQKLGVVKVVKEITGLGLKEAKDLVDSAPKPVKEGVSKDEAESIKAKLEEAGASIELK encoded by the coding sequence ATGGCTGATTTAAAAGCATTTGCAGAGCAATTAGTTAACCTGACAGTTAAAGAAGTTAACGAATTAGCGGAAATTTTGAAAGCTGATTACGGTATCGAACCGGCTGCAGCTGCAGTAGCGGTAGCGGCACCAGGCGGTGGCGCAGGCGCAGGCGCTGCTGTTGAAGAAAAAACATCTTTTGACGTTATCTTAAAAGATGCAGGCGCACAAAAACTGGGCGTAGTGAAAGTTGTGAAAGAAATTACCGGCCTAGGCTTGAAAGAAGCTAAAGACCTGGTAGACAGTGCACCTAAACCGGTAAAAGAAGGTGTTTCTAAAGATGAAGCTGAGTCTATCAAAGCTAAATTGGAAGAAGCCGGTGCCTCTATTGAATTGAAGTAA
- a CDS encoding 50S ribosomal protein L10, whose translation MTKAEKQATIESLTEQFSNASFFYFTDTSGLSVEKINALRRICFGKGISLQVAKNTLIKKALVAGGKFSDDLDPVLSGPTAIMFTETGNVPAKVIKQFRADGNKPALKAAYIDSAIYIGESQLEALINVKSKQELIGDIVALLQSPAKNVVSALKSSGGKLAGIVKTLQEREN comes from the coding sequence ATGACTAAAGCTGAAAAACAAGCAACCATTGAAAGCCTTACAGAGCAATTCTCTAATGCATCCTTTTTCTATTTCACAGATACCTCCGGTCTTTCTGTAGAGAAAATAAACGCATTGAGAAGAATTTGCTTTGGAAAAGGCATCAGCTTACAAGTTGCTAAGAACACATTAATCAAGAAGGCATTGGTTGCCGGCGGTAAATTTTCTGATGACCTGGATCCGGTATTAAGCGGTCCTACAGCCATCATGTTTACCGAAACAGGAAACGTGCCCGCAAAAGTAATTAAACAATTCCGTGCAGACGGCAATAAACCTGCCTTAAAAGCAGCCTATATTGACTCTGCCATTTATATCGGAGAAAGCCAGTTAGAAGCATTAATCAATGTGAAATCTAAACAAGAGCTGATAGGTGACATCGTTGCCTTGCTGCAATCTCCTGCTAAAAATGTGGTTTCTGCCCTTAAATCAAGCGGCGGCAAACTGGCCGGAATAGTTAAAACATTACAAGAAAGAGAAAATTAA
- a CDS encoding 50S ribosomal protein L1, with product MKIVKKRKAVDGKIEKGKTYPLEQAAALVKEVNTTKFDASVDVHIRLGVDPRKPDQAIRGTVSLPHGTGKTKKVLVLCPADKEAAAKEAGADYVGLEEYLEKINGGWTDIDVIIATPSVMPKLGRLGKILGPRNLMPNPKSGTVTENVADAVREVKKGKISFKIDKFGIIHTSVGRVSFNPTQLLDNAKEMITTLAKMKPSSAKGTYFKSIFMATTMSPSIEVDVKSIPGI from the coding sequence ATGAAAATTGTAAAGAAAAGAAAAGCAGTCGATGGAAAAATCGAAAAAGGCAAAACCTACCCACTGGAACAAGCTGCTGCTTTAGTAAAAGAAGTAAACACCACCAAGTTTGATGCTTCTGTCGATGTTCACATCCGTTTAGGTGTTGATCCGCGTAAACCAGACCAGGCCATAAGAGGAACGGTTAGCCTTCCCCATGGTACTGGTAAAACAAAAAAAGTCCTGGTACTTTGCCCTGCAGATAAGGAAGCGGCAGCAAAAGAAGCCGGTGCTGATTATGTCGGTTTGGAAGAATACCTGGAAAAAATTAACGGCGGTTGGACGGATATCGATGTTATCATCGCCACACCGAGTGTTATGCCCAAATTAGGCAGATTAGGTAAAATATTAGGTCCTCGTAACCTAATGCCTAACCCTAAATCCGGTACCGTTACAGAAAACGTGGCGGATGCCGTTCGTGAGGTGAAGAAAGGTAAGATATCTTTCAAAATCGACAAGTTCGGCATTATCCATACTTCGGTAGGTCGTGTGTCATTTAATCCAACTCAGTTGCTGGACAATGCAAAAGAAATGATCACAACGTTGGCTAAAATGAAACCATCTTCTGCAAAGGGAACTTATTTTAAAAGCATTTTCATGGCTACTACGATGAGTCCTTCCATTGAAGTGGATGTAAAATCAATTCCGGGAATCTAA
- the rplK gene encoding 50S ribosomal protein L11, whose translation MAKEIETFIKLQVKGGQANPAPPIGPALGSKGVNIMEFCKQFNAATQDKQGKILPCVITVYKDKSFTFVIKTPPASALLLEYSKVKQGSKVPNRNKVGSVSWDQVKEIAEIKMPDLNCFTVQSAMKMVAGTARSMGITVTGDAPWNA comes from the coding sequence ATGGCAAAGGAAATCGAAACGTTCATCAAATTACAAGTAAAAGGCGGTCAGGCAAATCCGGCACCTCCCATCGGGCCTGCATTGGGTTCCAAAGGGGTGAACATCATGGAATTTTGCAAACAGTTCAATGCTGCTACACAAGATAAACAAGGTAAAATCTTACCGTGTGTAATCACGGTTTACAAAGATAAATCTTTCACGTTCGTCATCAAGACGCCACCTGCTTCCGCTTTATTGCTGGAGTACTCTAAAGTCAAACAAGGCTCTAAAGTACCAAATCGTAATAAGGTAGGGTCGGTATCCTGGGATCAGGTGAAGGAGATTGCAGAAATCAAAATGCCCGACTTGAACTGTTTTACAGTTCAGTCAGCCATGAAAATGGTGGCAGGTACTGCAAGAAGCATGGGAATCACTGTTACGGGTGATGCACCTTGGAATGCTTAA
- the nusG gene encoding transcription termination/antitermination factor NusG has translation MSEDKKWYVLRVISGKEKKLRDIIEKEIKLSGWSEIIPQVIVPTEKVYKLKGGKKVIHEKNFFPGYLMMEADSKKFNADIVQHLQNMTNVISFIERNKPIPLKKAEVNRILGKVDEQEEIGGVTNEPFLVGEDVKITDGPFNDFTGTIEEIMEDKKKLRVVVKIFGRKTPVELNFMQVEKQ, from the coding sequence ATGTCTGAAGATAAAAAATGGTATGTACTGAGAGTCATCAGTGGGAAAGAAAAAAAACTTCGCGATATTATCGAGAAGGAAATAAAGCTTTCAGGCTGGTCTGAGATCATCCCTCAGGTAATTGTGCCGACAGAAAAAGTGTATAAACTAAAAGGCGGGAAAAAAGTAATTCATGAAAAGAACTTTTTTCCGGGTTATTTAATGATGGAGGCTGATTCAAAAAAGTTTAATGCGGATATCGTTCAGCATCTGCAGAACATGACCAACGTTATCAGTTTCATTGAAAGAAATAAGCCTATTCCGCTCAAAAAAGCCGAAGTAAACAGAATCCTCGGAAAAGTGGACGAGCAGGAAGAAATAGGCGGTGTGACCAACGAACCGTTCCTGGTAGGGGAAGATGTTAAAATCACGGATGGCCCTTTCAACGACTTTACCGGTACGATTGAAGAAATCATGGAGGATAAGAAGAAACTGAGAGTGGTGGTGAAAATTTTTGGAAGAAAAACTCCGGTGGAGTTGAATTTTATGCAAGTTGAAAAACAATAG